A part of Melittangium boletus DSM 14713 genomic DNA contains:
- a CDS encoding PAS domain-containing protein: MSLADLLDVRREEIVRSWIDRVARFHAPGPESRTELVDHIPQFLESLGRNLREGREERPRDYDSHTEVKQQGAQHGVQRFRIGFDLEAMVREYGELREVIDDLMQEVGFQPSLREGRVLSQGLGMGVAEAVAAFTAHQRVRLQEGRAALDALEDGDAFFLLDRDWRMVRVNRGQERISRTHREQTLGRSFWDVFPLTVSPSLQYWSQYHRVMNERVPVAFEEFYAPLDLWTEVTAYPEQAGGIIVFFRDTTVKKRLETALRLSEERYQMASQATQEAIWDWDLVANTVSWNEGVRTLFGYSLEQIGPRGEWWIDHIHPEDRERVSHDIHAFIDKAGSQRWQCEYRFVCADGRYAQIVDRGYLARGEDGRALRMVGAMRDMTAQREAEAEIARAHKLERLREVQLLELAKAAAAIHGASSRDEVLLAITEHARTLIGAHQAVTSVTTDGSRAVTQASFSDKYAAWRSRADRPDDSEIYAWVSRTQRPLRLTQTQLESDPRWFAGSAPPRGHPPLRGWLAVPLVGREAQNLGLLHLSDKLDGDDFTAEDESMLVQLARYASAALENLRLASETQAAEERARIAVEATQLGTWDHDPQSGALIWDARSRVLFGVGPEEPVDYRRFLERLHPEDREPTDAAIRRALEGGGDGEFRFEYRTLGDGTDRERWLDARGKAFFDDTGRAVRFAGTVLDITERKRMEAERVALLEREQAARSEAENANRLKDDFLATVSHELRTPLTAILGWVQILRSGQLPEERRLRALETVERNAYAQSQLVEDLLDISRIMSGKLTLELERVDLGSVVEAALESIRPAAVAKDIRLQPAIDSLANVMGDSTRLQQIVWNLLSNAVKFTPKGGHVQVLVARSDASVEVVVTDNGKGIPADFLPHVFERFRQAEGSVARKYGGLGLGLSIVKHLVELHGGSIDVFSEGADQGATFTLRLPKAVARRMEPPPSLPLRAPEVHAGLTCPPELEGLRLLLVDDEADTREYLRTLLEGCRARVDTAASAAEGLETLLRTRPHLLVSDIGMPGEDGYSFIRKVRSLPASQGGRIPAVALTAYARAEDRTRALLAGFKAHVPKPIERSELLAVLISLAPSPDERS; this comes from the coding sequence GTGAGCCTCGCTGACTTGTTGGACGTCCGGCGCGAGGAGATCGTCCGCTCCTGGATCGACCGCGTCGCGCGTTTCCATGCTCCGGGGCCCGAGAGCCGGACGGAGCTGGTGGACCACATTCCGCAGTTCCTCGAGAGCCTCGGCCGCAACCTGCGCGAGGGGCGCGAGGAACGGCCTCGGGACTACGACTCGCACACCGAGGTGAAGCAGCAGGGCGCTCAGCATGGCGTGCAGCGCTTCCGCATCGGCTTCGACCTCGAGGCCATGGTGCGGGAGTACGGCGAGCTGAGGGAAGTCATCGACGACTTGATGCAGGAGGTGGGCTTCCAGCCTTCCCTGCGCGAGGGGCGCGTGCTCAGCCAGGGTCTGGGCATGGGGGTGGCCGAGGCGGTCGCCGCCTTCACCGCCCATCAGCGGGTACGCCTCCAGGAAGGACGGGCGGCGCTCGATGCCCTGGAGGATGGCGATGCGTTCTTCCTGCTGGACAGGGACTGGCGCATGGTGCGCGTCAACCGGGGCCAGGAGCGCATCAGCCGGACGCATCGCGAGCAGACCCTGGGCCGCTCCTTCTGGGACGTCTTTCCCCTGACCGTGAGTCCCTCGTTGCAGTACTGGAGCCAATACCATCGGGTGATGAACGAGCGCGTTCCGGTGGCGTTCGAGGAGTTCTACGCGCCCCTGGATCTCTGGACGGAGGTGACGGCCTACCCCGAGCAAGCGGGGGGAATCATCGTCTTCTTCCGGGACACGACCGTGAAGAAGCGGCTGGAGACGGCGCTGCGCCTGTCCGAGGAGCGCTACCAGATGGCCTCCCAGGCCACCCAGGAAGCCATCTGGGACTGGGATCTGGTGGCCAACACCGTCTCCTGGAACGAAGGGGTGAGGACCTTGTTCGGCTACTCGCTCGAGCAGATCGGTCCCAGGGGCGAGTGGTGGATCGACCACATCCATCCCGAGGATCGCGAGCGCGTGTCGCACGACATCCACGCCTTCATCGACAAGGCGGGCTCCCAGCGCTGGCAATGCGAGTACCGCTTCGTGTGCGCGGACGGCCGTTACGCGCAGATCGTGGATCGCGGCTACCTGGCCCGCGGAGAGGACGGCCGGGCCCTGCGCATGGTGGGGGCCATGCGGGACATGACCGCCCAGCGCGAGGCCGAGGCGGAGATCGCACGCGCGCACAAGCTCGAGCGGCTCCGGGAAGTCCAGCTCCTGGAACTGGCCAAGGCCGCCGCGGCCATCCATGGGGCGTCCTCGCGGGACGAGGTGCTGCTCGCCATCACCGAGCATGCCCGCACGCTCATCGGGGCGCACCAGGCGGTCACGTCCGTGACGACGGACGGCTCCCGGGCCGTCACCCAGGCGTCCTTCTCGGACAAGTACGCGGCCTGGCGCTCGCGGGCGGACAGGCCGGATGACAGCGAAATCTACGCCTGGGTGTCCCGGACCCAGCGCCCGTTGCGCCTGACGCAGACGCAGTTGGAGTCCGATCCGCGCTGGTTCGCGGGGAGCGCTCCTCCTCGCGGACATCCTCCACTGCGCGGTTGGCTCGCCGTGCCCCTGGTGGGACGGGAGGCCCAGAACCTGGGGTTGCTCCACCTGTCGGACAAGCTGGACGGCGACGACTTCACGGCCGAGGACGAGTCCATGCTCGTGCAACTGGCGCGGTATGCCAGCGCCGCCTTGGAGAACCTGCGCCTGGCCTCGGAGACCCAGGCGGCCGAGGAGCGCGCGCGCATCGCGGTGGAGGCCACGCAGTTGGGCACCTGGGACCACGACCCCCAGTCCGGAGCGCTCATCTGGGATGCCCGGAGCAGGGTGCTCTTCGGCGTGGGACCCGAGGAGCCCGTGGACTACCGGCGCTTCCTCGAGCGGCTGCACCCCGAGGATCGCGAGCCCACGGACGCGGCCATCCGGCGGGCGTTGGAGGGCGGCGGGGACGGGGAGTTCCGCTTCGAGTACCGCACCCTCGGTGACGGGACGGACCGCGAGCGATGGCTGGACGCGCGGGGCAAGGCCTTCTTCGACGACACCGGACGGGCCGTGCGCTTCGCGGGCACCGTGCTGGACATCACCGAGCGCAAGCGGATGGAGGCCGAGCGCGTGGCCCTGCTGGAGCGCGAGCAGGCCGCCCGCTCCGAGGCGGAGAACGCCAACCGCCTCAAGGACGACTTCCTCGCCACGGTGTCCCACGAGCTGCGCACGCCGCTCACCGCCATCCTCGGCTGGGTGCAGATCCTCCGCTCCGGACAGCTTCCCGAGGAGCGGCGCCTGCGCGCGTTGGAGACGGTGGAGCGCAACGCCTATGCCCAGTCGCAGCTCGTCGAGGATCTGCTGGACATCAGCCGCATCATGTCCGGCAAGTTGACGCTGGAGCTGGAGCGCGTCGATCTGGGCTCGGTGGTGGAGGCCGCGCTCGAGTCCATCCGTCCCGCGGCCGTGGCCAAGGACATCCGCCTGCAGCCCGCCATCGACTCCCTGGCGAACGTCATGGGCGATTCCACGCGGTTGCAGCAGATCGTCTGGAACCTGCTGTCCAACGCGGTGAAGTTCACGCCCAAGGGAGGCCACGTCCAGGTCCTGGTGGCGCGGAGCGACGCCTCGGTCGAGGTGGTGGTGACGGACAACGGCAAGGGCATTCCGGCGGACTTCCTGCCGCACGTCTTCGAGCGCTTCCGTCAGGCGGAAGGCAGCGTCGCGCGCAAGTACGGAGGCCTGGGCCTGGGTCTGTCCATCGTCAAGCACCTGGTGGAGCTGCACGGCGGATCGATCGACGTGTTCAGCGAGGGGGCGGATCAAGGAGCCACCTTCACGCTCCGGTTGCCCAAGGCCGTGGCGCGACGCATGGAGCCACCGCCCTCCCTGCCCTTGCGCGCCCCGGAGGTGCACGCGGGGTTGACGTGTCCTCCGGAGCTGGAAGGCTTGCGGTTGCTGCTCGTGGACGACGAGGCGGACACCCGGGAGTATCTGCGCACGCTCCTGGAGGGCTGCCGCGCGCGGGTGGACACCGCCGCCTCGGCCGCGGAGGGGCTGGAAACGCTCCTGCGCACGCGGCCCCACCTGCTCGTCTCCGATATCGGCATGCCGGGCGAGGACGGCTACTCCTTCATCCGCAAGGTGCGCTCCCTCCCGGCGTCCCAGGGCGGCCGCATCCCCGCCGTGGCGCTCACCGCCTATGCCCGTGCCGAGGATCGCACCCGGGCCCTGCTCGCCGGCTTCAAGGCCCACGTGCCCAAGCCCATCGAGCGCTCCGAGCTGCTCGCGGTCCTCATCTCCCTCGCTCCCTCTCCGGATGAGCGGTCTTGA
- a CDS encoding formylglycine-generating enzyme family protein produces the protein MNTARWVALVWGLGRVGLAGAQTSFPGAPEVLPCLEVPVPGLACVPGGPFERGVDGGRHPPARPRSQVWVQTFYMDTHEVTYGAYKDCEKAGRCAKAGPHYRDFDHPRQPINGVSWYDAKAFCEAHGKRLPTEAEWEKAARGPEGGLYPWGNAPATCARAIIMDARGRSCGVKQRSRKHADVGRPEPVGSRPPNALGLYDMAGNAWEWVADWYTPSWKACGAACQGVDPKGPCAGQDTCPGHTQKVVRGGSWFWPAEYATSVYRRPHVPANRPIFHHFGFRCAASLDEARALAAGREPRGTP, from the coding sequence GTGAACACCGCGAGGTGGGTGGCGCTCGTCTGGGGACTGGGGCGGGTGGGCCTCGCCGGGGCCCAGACGTCCTTCCCCGGAGCCCCCGAGGTGCTTCCCTGCCTGGAGGTGCCCGTCCCGGGGCTCGCGTGCGTGCCCGGTGGCCCCTTCGAGCGCGGCGTGGATGGAGGGCGGCACCCTCCGGCGCGGCCTCGTTCCCAGGTCTGGGTGCAGACCTTCTACATGGACACGCACGAAGTCACCTACGGCGCCTACAAGGACTGCGAGAAGGCGGGTCGGTGCGCGAAGGCGGGTCCCCACTACCGGGACTTCGATCATCCCCGCCAGCCCATCAACGGGGTGAGCTGGTACGACGCGAAGGCGTTCTGCGAGGCTCACGGCAAGCGCCTGCCCACGGAGGCCGAGTGGGAGAAGGCGGCACGGGGGCCTGAGGGGGGGCTCTATCCCTGGGGGAACGCGCCCGCCACGTGCGCGCGCGCCATCATCATGGACGCTCGGGGCAGGAGCTGTGGGGTGAAACAGCGCTCGCGGAAGCACGCGGACGTGGGACGTCCCGAGCCGGTGGGCTCCCGGCCTCCCAATGCCCTCGGGCTGTACGACATGGCGGGCAATGCCTGGGAGTGGGTGGCGGACTGGTACACGCCCTCGTGGAAGGCGTGTGGCGCGGCCTGTCAGGGCGTGGATCCGAAGGGGCCCTGCGCGGGCCAGGACACCTGCCCCGGCCATACCCAGAAGGTGGTGCGTGGGGGCTCCTGGTTCTGGCCCGCCGAGTACGCGACGTCGGTGTACCGGCGGCCCCACGTGCCGGCCAACCGCCCCATCTTCCACCACTTCGGTTTCCGCTGCGCGGCGAGCCTGGACGAGGCGAGGGCGCTCGCCGCCGGGCGGGAGCCTCGCGGAACGCCTTGA
- a CDS encoding CotH kinase family protein, giving the protein MKTVSGVLVGLFGVLGLAGGAVAAPAARPAPDSAAKLFQTNTVWDVHLSFTPEQWAAIEPAPPARGPAGGPGGPPRGMGPANLLVPGMMRDGDLDQSGTLSKEEMRALATRWFSEWDEGKRGKLDAEQLRGGLSAMSDMATLLAGGHKGRRGEEKRGGLAALMGIEFPYVHANLDFEGKGLSDVGVRYKGNFSYMQSRDQLKRSLKVDLDRFEPKRAWLGLSTLNFHSNVTDASWMNEVLSYRFYRDAGVPASRTTYARVSISVPGKYDHEYLGLYSIVEDVDASFARTNFGSEQGAIFKPSTPALFTDLGDDWADYERTYEPKGTLTPKQSARLIQFCKFVSHASDAEFAAKLDQFLDVEAFARYLAATVHLSTLDSLLVMGQNFHVYLHPKTQKFSIIPWDLDHSFGQFPMLNNKVQEDLNIDKPWQGDKRFLARVFQVEKFKKLYVARLKELNQGLFKPERFSQQVDETAKVLRPFIEAESADKLARFDKVVAGELIEPLPIKMAKPPPSAPGAAPGGPPAPMLDKVRPIKVFAGVRARSVADQLAGKSKGTSLDRPGPGGANPTQFLAPVFQATLDSDKDGDISQDEFIQGFGKWFDGWSPTGDALSREQLMEGVNKVFMPAPPPKPAP; this is encoded by the coding sequence ATGAAGACTGTGTCTGGGGTGCTCGTGGGGCTGTTCGGGGTTCTCGGACTCGCGGGAGGCGCCGTCGCGGCACCGGCCGCGCGTCCGGCTCCGGACTCGGCGGCGAAGTTGTTCCAGACGAACACCGTCTGGGACGTGCACCTGTCGTTCACCCCCGAGCAGTGGGCCGCCATCGAGCCCGCCCCGCCCGCGCGGGGACCTGCGGGAGGGCCGGGGGGTCCCCCTCGGGGCATGGGACCCGCGAACCTGCTCGTGCCGGGGATGATGCGGGATGGGGACCTCGACCAATCGGGAACGCTCTCGAAGGAGGAGATGCGGGCGCTGGCCACGCGCTGGTTCTCGGAGTGGGACGAGGGCAAGCGCGGCAAGCTCGACGCCGAGCAGTTGCGCGGGGGGCTGAGCGCCATGAGCGACATGGCCACCCTTCTGGCGGGCGGTCACAAGGGCCGACGGGGCGAGGAGAAGCGGGGAGGACTCGCCGCGCTGATGGGCATCGAGTTCCCCTACGTGCACGCGAACCTGGACTTCGAGGGCAAGGGGCTCTCGGACGTCGGGGTGCGCTACAAGGGCAATTTCTCGTACATGCAGTCGAGGGATCAGCTCAAGCGCTCCCTGAAGGTGGACCTGGACCGCTTCGAGCCGAAGCGGGCGTGGCTGGGCCTGTCCACGCTCAACTTCCACAGCAACGTCACCGACGCGAGCTGGATGAACGAGGTGTTGTCCTACCGCTTCTACCGGGACGCGGGCGTCCCCGCCTCGCGCACCACCTACGCCCGGGTGTCGATCTCGGTGCCCGGCAAGTACGACCACGAGTACCTGGGCCTGTATTCCATCGTCGAGGACGTGGATGCGTCCTTCGCGCGGACGAATTTCGGCTCGGAGCAGGGCGCCATCTTCAAGCCGTCCACGCCCGCCCTGTTCACCGACCTGGGGGATGACTGGGCGGACTACGAGCGCACCTACGAGCCCAAGGGGACGCTCACGCCGAAGCAGTCGGCCCGGCTCATCCAGTTCTGCAAGTTCGTGAGCCACGCCTCGGACGCGGAGTTCGCCGCGAAGCTGGACCAGTTCCTGGATGTCGAGGCGTTCGCCCGCTACCTGGCGGCCACGGTCCACCTGTCCACGCTCGACAGCCTCCTGGTGATGGGCCAGAACTTCCACGTCTACCTGCACCCGAAGACGCAGAAGTTCTCCATCATCCCCTGGGATCTGGATCACTCGTTCGGTCAGTTCCCCATGCTGAACAACAAGGTCCAGGAGGACCTGAACATCGACAAGCCCTGGCAGGGTGACAAGCGCTTCCTGGCCCGGGTCTTCCAGGTGGAGAAGTTCAAGAAGCTCTACGTGGCGCGGCTCAAGGAGCTCAACCAGGGCCTGTTCAAGCCCGAGCGCTTCTCCCAGCAGGTGGACGAGACCGCCAAGGTCCTGCGCCCCTTCATCGAGGCGGAGTCGGCGGACAAGCTCGCCCGGTTCGACAAGGTGGTGGCGGGAGAACTCATCGAGCCGCTTCCCATCAAGATGGCGAAGCCTCCTCCGAGTGCCCCGGGAGCCGCGCCGGGTGGCCCTCCCGCGCCGATGCTCGACAAGGTGCGGCCCATCAAGGTGTTCGCGGGCGTGCGCGCGCGCTCGGTGGCCGATCAGCTCGCGGGGAAGTCGAAGGGGACCTCGCTGGACCGTCCGGGACCGGGGGGCGCCAATCCGACCCAGTTCCTGGCGCCCGTCTTCCAGGCCACGCTGGACTCGGACAAGGATGGGGACATCTCCCAGGACGAGTTCATCCAGGGCTTCGGCAAGTGGTTCGACGGGTGGAGCCCAACGGGTGACGCGCTGTCCAGGGAGCAGCTCATGGAGGGCGTGAACAAGGTGTTCATGCCGGCCCCGCCGCCCAAGCCCGCGCCGTAG
- a CDS encoding serine/threonine-protein kinase yields the protein MTTRDLRSGSGGKDSRPSVLDTGRSERGTSRQEELPVTQVGRYLLLKKLGEGGMGVVYSAYDPDLDRKVALKLLHSDGRTDPELARARLQREAQAMARISHPNVIPIFDVGVWGAQVFLAMELVDGGTLGSWMKEGSHPWRLVLEKFLDAGRGLQAAHAAGLVHRDFKPANVLMSREGRVYVTDFGLARQVGDSGREEDFLPEDAQELVSLDRRMLETQLTQSGLVMGTPNYMSPEQFQGADLDSRSDQFSFCVALYWALYGKRAFEPARMRAYSNSSRQQKEKNDRLLSSQSSSQSEPTSPMRVRQTAPMTPPARAREIVQAAPVERIIQEPPREVKVPAWVRNALMRGLELEPGARFPSMATLLDALSQEQRLVKRRKWVTGMATAAVGLSVVGGVAYQRTQVCAGAGTPMDTTWSPEARQKLQASFLATNQPFAQEMATRVTQALGHYAEAWRAQSIEACEATRMHGSQPEELFTRRVGCLERRRQDFRALVGLMGEADPKLVERSLDAAHSLPTLQECSNVEALSEQQRLPSDPGKREEIARLDEQLSEVTALLAAGRIKGAAEKVQPLEARIQATGHLPLLAEMRFHQGAIQAQMGRAPEASRLLSQAVYDAEAGRADRMVAYTLIRLLFVEGKLKHFDQAENWAGLAEASLRRMGGDPEMLGDLLANRSTLAEEQQRFPEARKLLEEARALRERALATDDPKRAHTTFNLGRLLVDMGELEQGVELLENALVQTRASLGPRHPNMERRHSALSAALRKMGRPTQALEHARAAADIAEFLFGKDTPQLALRLDEIAMCLSDLKRHEEALKVYEQALDMKRKSLPSDDSDLSYSYDGVGQELLKLGRPREAIAPLRQSVAFEDLDPDTLAESNFALARALWETGQKTEARAEAARAREQFQAAGLEPRVADVDTWLKSLPVTPEVRPARHMRRTSSR from the coding sequence ATGACGACGAGAGATCTGAGGTCCGGAAGTGGTGGGAAGGACTCGCGTCCATCGGTCCTCGACACCGGCCGCTCCGAGCGGGGCACGTCGCGGCAGGAGGAGCTGCCGGTCACCCAGGTGGGGCGCTACCTCCTGCTCAAGAAGCTGGGGGAAGGCGGCATGGGGGTGGTGTACTCCGCCTATGATCCGGACCTGGATCGCAAGGTGGCCCTCAAGCTGCTGCACTCGGATGGGCGGACGGATCCGGAGCTGGCGCGGGCCCGGCTGCAGCGCGAAGCCCAGGCCATGGCGCGCATCTCCCACCCCAACGTCATCCCCATCTTCGACGTGGGGGTGTGGGGCGCCCAGGTCTTCCTCGCCATGGAGTTGGTGGACGGCGGCACCCTGGGTTCCTGGATGAAGGAGGGGAGCCACCCCTGGCGCCTGGTGCTGGAGAAGTTCCTGGACGCCGGACGGGGCTTGCAGGCCGCGCACGCCGCGGGACTGGTGCACCGCGACTTCAAGCCCGCCAACGTCCTGATGAGCCGCGAGGGCCGCGTCTACGTCACCGACTTCGGACTGGCCCGCCAGGTGGGCGACTCTGGCCGCGAGGAGGACTTCCTGCCCGAGGACGCCCAGGAGCTCGTCTCCTTGGATCGCCGCATGCTGGAGACCCAGCTCACCCAGAGCGGCCTGGTCATGGGCACGCCCAACTACATGTCGCCGGAGCAGTTCCAGGGCGCGGATCTCGACTCGCGCTCGGACCAGTTCAGCTTCTGCGTGGCGCTGTACTGGGCCCTCTACGGCAAGCGCGCCTTCGAGCCCGCGCGCATGCGGGCCTACTCGAACTCGAGCCGGCAGCAGAAGGAGAAGAACGACAGGCTGCTTTCGTCCCAGTCCTCGTCCCAGTCCGAGCCCACCTCGCCCATGCGGGTGCGGCAGACCGCGCCCATGACGCCCCCCGCCCGGGCCCGGGAGATCGTCCAGGCCGCGCCCGTGGAGCGCATCATCCAGGAGCCCCCGCGCGAGGTGAAGGTGCCCGCCTGGGTGCGCAACGCGCTGATGCGCGGACTGGAGCTGGAGCCCGGGGCCCGCTTCCCGTCGATGGCCACCCTGTTGGACGCGCTGTCGCAGGAGCAGCGGCTGGTCAAACGGCGCAAGTGGGTGACGGGCATGGCCACGGCGGCGGTGGGCCTCTCGGTGGTGGGCGGCGTGGCGTACCAGCGGACCCAGGTGTGCGCGGGCGCGGGGACGCCCATGGACACGACCTGGAGCCCGGAAGCACGGCAGAAGCTCCAGGCCTCCTTCCTCGCCACGAACCAGCCCTTCGCCCAGGAGATGGCCACGCGCGTGACCCAGGCCCTGGGCCACTATGCCGAGGCCTGGCGGGCCCAGAGCATCGAGGCGTGTGAGGCCACGCGCATGCACGGCTCCCAACCCGAGGAGTTGTTCACCCGCCGGGTGGGCTGTCTGGAGCGGCGGCGCCAGGACTTCCGGGCCCTGGTGGGGTTGATGGGCGAGGCGGATCCCAAGCTCGTGGAGCGCTCGCTGGACGCGGCGCACTCGCTGCCCACCCTGCAGGAGTGCTCGAACGTGGAGGCGCTCTCCGAGCAGCAGCGGCTGCCCTCGGACCCCGGCAAGCGCGAGGAGATCGCCCGGCTGGATGAGCAACTGTCCGAGGTGACGGCGCTGCTGGCCGCCGGCCGCATCAAGGGCGCGGCGGAGAAGGTCCAACCCCTGGAGGCGCGGATCCAAGCCACGGGCCACCTCCCGCTGTTGGCGGAGATGCGCTTCCACCAGGGCGCCATCCAGGCGCAGATGGGCCGCGCGCCCGAGGCCTCGCGCTTGTTGTCCCAGGCCGTCTACGACGCCGAGGCGGGCCGGGCGGACCGGATGGTGGCCTATACCCTCATCCGGCTGCTCTTCGTGGAGGGCAAGCTCAAGCACTTCGATCAGGCGGAGAACTGGGCGGGACTGGCCGAGGCCTCGCTGCGGCGCATGGGGGGTGATCCCGAGATGCTGGGCGACCTGCTGGCCAACCGCAGCACGTTGGCGGAGGAGCAGCAGCGCTTCCCCGAGGCTCGCAAGCTGTTGGAGGAGGCACGGGCCCTGCGCGAGCGCGCGCTCGCCACGGATGACCCGAAGCGCGCCCACACCACCTTCAACCTGGGCCGCCTGCTCGTGGACATGGGCGAGCTGGAGCAGGGAGTGGAGCTGCTGGAGAACGCGCTCGTCCAGACCCGGGCGTCGCTGGGCCCCCGGCATCCGAACATGGAGCGGCGCCACAGCGCCCTGTCCGCGGCCCTGCGCAAGATGGGCCGTCCCACCCAGGCCCTGGAGCATGCGCGCGCCGCGGCGGACATCGCCGAGTTCCTGTTCGGCAAGGACACGCCCCAGCTCGCGCTCCGCCTGGACGAGATCGCCATGTGCCTGTCCGACCTCAAGCGCCACGAAGAGGCCTTGAAGGTGTACGAGCAGGCGCTCGACATGAAGCGCAAGTCCCTGCCGTCGGATGACTCGGATCTGTCGTACTCGTACGACGGCGTGGGTCAGGAGTTGCTGAAACTGGGCCGTCCCCGGGAGGCCATCGCCCCCCTGCGGCAGTCCGTGGCCTTCGAGGACCTGGACCCCGACACGCTGGCGGAGTCGAACTTCGCGCTCGCTCGGGCGCTCTGGGAGACGGGGCAGAAGACGGAGGCGCGCGCGGAAGCGGCCCGGGCCCGGGAGCAGTTCCAGGCGGCGGGTCTGGAGCCCCGCGTGGCCGACGTGGACACCTGGCTGAAGTCGCTGCCCGTCACCCCCGAGGTCCGCCCCGCGCGGCACATGCGCCGCACGTCGTCCCGGTAG
- a CDS encoding cysteine peptidase family C39 domain-containing protein, with the protein MNVSSKVGNPIPWAQPNATPAVQSPAAVDTAAPALPTAPAAPALPVDSFEVAEVGAEQWSEKYAAGGVSGTDNVFAQEQLEKGGWANDTVPTRQNNDIDCGAAVATMLSGAKNPMGAEGQRQLMDQLQSQFGSAEGTTPEQMTQMLAHVGVEVRRGDATLDQNALAGTLSMGGKTAAMVDSNIIRPGGGNEPGSAHWVVVDGMNSEGDYQVRDPSDGSTYYVKPEQLASAMDTARSQHNGGGMLFVENARAGEQDLLNAGSGKSEALGKGPGTGSKAWKNSSETPW; encoded by the coding sequence ATGAACGTGTCTTCGAAGGTGGGCAACCCCATCCCCTGGGCGCAGCCGAACGCGACCCCCGCGGTTCAGTCCCCCGCCGCCGTGGATACGGCCGCTCCCGCCTTGCCGACGGCGCCGGCGGCCCCGGCGCTGCCTGTCGACTCCTTCGAGGTCGCCGAGGTGGGCGCCGAGCAGTGGTCGGAGAAGTACGCGGCGGGGGGCGTGTCCGGCACGGACAACGTCTTCGCCCAGGAGCAGCTCGAGAAGGGCGGCTGGGCCAACGACACCGTCCCCACGCGGCAGAACAACGACATCGACTGCGGCGCGGCGGTGGCCACCATGCTCAGCGGCGCGAAGAACCCCATGGGCGCCGAGGGACAGCGGCAGCTGATGGACCAGCTGCAATCCCAGTTCGGCTCCGCGGAGGGCACCACGCCGGAGCAGATGACCCAGATGCTGGCGCACGTGGGCGTGGAAGTCCGCCGCGGCGACGCCACCCTGGACCAGAACGCCCTGGCGGGCACGCTGTCCATGGGCGGCAAGACGGCCGCCATGGTGGACTCCAACATCATCCGCCCCGGAGGCGGCAACGAGCCCGGTTCCGCGCACTGGGTCGTCGTGGACGGCATGAACAGCGAGGGCGACTACCAGGTCCGCGACCCGAGCGATGGCTCCACCTACTACGTGAAGCCCGAGCAGCTGGCGTCGGCCATGGACACCGCTCGCTCGCAGCACAACGGCGGCGGCATGCTCTTCGTGGAGAACGCGCGCGCGGGCGAGCAGGACCTGCTCAACGCGGGCTCGGGCAAGAGCGAAGCGCTCGGTAAGGGCCCGGGCACGGGCTCCAAGGCCTGGAAGAACAGCAGCGAGACCCCCTGGTAG
- a CDS encoding dihydrofolate reductase family protein: protein MQPQTRKLRYHVAMSLDGFIAREDESTDCFPGDLQAENVTDYLFSLASEYDTVLMGRSTYDIGLKAGVSDPYPGMETYVFSRTLKDSPNPRVQLVRENAADVVRGLKERAGEDIAWGRVIRGAQAHAHKDIYLCGGGNLARTLFAEGLIDEVQIKLNPVLLGSGKPVVSRLPQDIPLELLSTKTYRTGIVLLRYSVKR from the coding sequence ATGCAACCCCAGACACGCAAGCTCAGGTATCACGTGGCCATGTCACTCGATGGATTCATCGCTCGCGAGGACGAATCCACCGATTGTTTTCCGGGAGACCTCCAGGCGGAGAACGTCACGGACTACCTCTTCTCGCTGGCCTCCGAGTACGACACGGTCTTGATGGGCCGAAGCACCTATGACATCGGATTGAAGGCCGGGGTGAGCGATCCCTACCCGGGGATGGAAACCTATGTCTTCTCCCGGACCTTGAAGGACAGCCCGAATCCCCGCGTGCAGCTGGTGCGCGAGAACGCCGCCGACGTCGTCCGCGGCCTCAAGGAGCGGGCCGGCGAGGACATCGCTTGGGGCCGCGTCATCCGGGGAGCCCAGGCCCACGCCCACAAGGACATCTATCTTTGCGGTGGCGGGAACCTGGCCCGGACGCTCTTCGCCGAGGGGCTCATCGACGAGGTGCAGATCAAACTCAATCCCGTCCTGCTCGGGTCGGGCAAGCCCGTCGTCTCGCGGCTGCCCCAGGACATTCCCCTGGAACTGCTCTCCACCAAGACGTACCGCACCGGTATCGTGCTCCTGAGGTACAGCGTCAAACGCTGA